A single region of the Melopsittacus undulatus isolate bMelUnd1 chromosome 10, bMelUnd1.mat.Z, whole genome shotgun sequence genome encodes:
- the LOC117436729 gene encoding protocadherin beta-15-like, protein METARQVLCLCAFLSLPHARAEPIRYSVAEESESGSVVANVAEDAGLAPAQLSARRARLLSEDGRQHFRLDPGSGRLVVAERLDREELCGQSATCTLPFELLLANPVQFFRVEVAVEDINDHAPVFPEERVTLKILETSSPGSRFPLQGARDLDVGSNSIQAYGISPENEYFSVDFGSQSQDAKYIELVLEKPLDREEQAELGFNLIAVDGGSPPRSGTTQIDVVVLDVNDNAPTFIQKVFIAQVLENAPECSVVLRVAATDRDIGVNGDISYQFSQAGDQSYSAFVIDPMSGEIKLTKPLDFEAAEKHELSVQATDGGGLSAICRVLVEVVDVNDNAPEVIISSFSSPLPEDTLPGTVVALFTVRDRDAGANGKISCALEDQLSFSLRPAYKNYFELVTVSALDREEMARYILTVTAADAGSPPLTTTQTFTVDVSDVNDNAPVFSQTSYTMYVRENNVPTVLVGTVIAGDADVGLNGKVTYSLVPAHLTEQPSCSCISVNSENGDVFVLRPLDYEQVKQIEVLVRASDAGSPPLSASVAVYISVVDENDNAPLVLYPSQDSSPASSELVPISAEAGYLITKVVAVDADSGQNSWLSYHLLKASDPGLFAVGAQSGEVRLRRSVTERDAVKQKLIILVRDNGQPPLSATVALSALLLSDFSDVRLPHSSLSTEENEGASLTIYLIISLVFVSLLFLVSTAAFVVRKVCKRKQMKDGHVLYGASNLQSSLADAAAAGTLPHAYCYEINLTTGSGNSEFKFLKPILPSLPPQLHATGGGTNNEQDFPRGTLTVEDVAPDSHGVRSAEQFNSLSFN, encoded by the coding sequence ATGGAGACCGCAAGGCAAGTGCTCTGTCTCTgtgctttcctctccctgccGCACGCTCGCGCCGAGCCCATCCGCTACTCCGTAGCCGAGGAGAGCGAGAGCGGCTCCGTGGTAGCCAACGTGGCGGAGGACGCGGGGCTGGCCCCGGCGCAGCTCTCGGCTCGCCGCGCCCGCCTGCTCTCGGAGGACGGCCGGCAGCACTTTCGCTTAGACCCGGGCAGCGGCCGCCTCGTCGTGGCCGAGAGGCTGGACCGCGAGGAGCTGTGCGGGCAGTCCGCTACCTGCACGCTGCCCTTCGAGCTCCTGCTGGCAAACCCCGTGCAGTTCTTTCGGGTGGAGGTGGCCGTGGAGGACATCAATGACCACGCGCCCGTTTTCCCGGAGGAACGGGTCACTCTTAAGATACTGGAAACGAGCAGCCCTGGCTCTCGTTTTCCTCTGCAGGGGGCTCGCGACCTGGATGTTGGCAGCAACAGCATCCAGGCTTATGGCATCTCTCCCGAAAATGAGTACTTTAGTGTTGACTTTGGGAGTCAGTCTCAGGACGCGAAATATATTGAACTAGTCCTGGAAAAGCCACTCGATAGAGAAGAACAGGCAGAGTTGGGTTTCAATCTCATTGCCGTGGATGGGGGCTCTCCACCCAGGAGTGGGACCACCCAAATCGACGTTGTCGTTCTAGATGTAAATGACAACGCTCCCACATTCATACAGAAGGTTTTCATTGCACAGGTTTTGGAAAATGCCCCAGAGTGTTCTGTTGTTCTCAGAGTAGCGGCAACAGATCGTGATATAGGAGTTAATGGGGACATCTCCTACCAGTTCAGCCAAGCAGGAGACCAGAGCTACTCAGCTTTCGTGATTGACCCCATGAGTGGTGAAATTAAACTCACAAAGCCTCTGGACTTtgaggcagcagagaaacatgAGCTCAGTGTTCAAGCAACAGATGGTGGGGGCCTCTCAGCAATCTGCAGAGTGTTGGTGGAGGTGGTGGATGTGAATGACAATGCACCAGAGGTGATAATCAGTTCCTTCAGCAGCCCCCTCCCTGAGGACACATTGCCTGGGACAGTCGTTGCCCTGTTTACTGTCAGGGACCGAGATGCTGGTGCCAATGGGAAGATCTCCTGTGCCCTTGAGGACCAGCTGTCATTCTCCTTGCGGCCAGCCTATAAGAATTACTTTGAGCTGGTGACTGTGAGTGCATTGGACAGGGAGGAGATGGCACGGTACATCCTGACAGTCACAGCAGCAGATGCGGGATCACCTCCTCTCACAACCACCCAGACCTTCACAGTGGACGTCTCTGATGTGAATGACAATGCACCTGTGTTCAGCCAGACATCATACACCATGTATGTACGTGAGAACAATGTTCCCACAGTGCTTGTTGGGACCGTCATTGCTGGAGATGCTGATGTGGGGCTCAATGGCAAGGTGACCTACTCCCTGGTCCCAGCCCACCTTACAGAGCAGccttcctgctcctgcatctCTGTGAACTCTGAGAATGGAGACGTGTTTGTGCTGCGGCCCCTGGACTATGAGCAGGTGAAGCAGATCGAGGTCTTGGTGCGTGCTTCTGATGCAGGGTCACCTCCTCTTAGTGCTAGTGTTGCTGTCTACATTTCTGTGGTTGATGAGAACGACAATGCCCCACTGGTGCTGTACCCCTCGCAGGACAGCAGCCCTGCATCCAGTGAGCTGGTGCCCATTTCAGCTGAGGCAGGCTACCTCATCACTAAAGTGGTGGCCGTTGATGCTGACTCAGGGCAGAACTCATGGCTCTCGTACCACCTGCTGAAGGCCTCTGATCCTGGGCTCTTTGCGGTGGGTGCCCAAAGTGGGGAGGTGCGACTGAGGAGATCAGTGACAGAGAGAGACGCTGTGAAGCAGAAGCTCATCATACTGGTGCGAGACAATGGGCAGCCACCACTGTCAGCCACTGTGGCACTGAGTGCCCTCCTGCTCAGTGACTTCTCGGACGTGCGCCTACCACACAGCAGCCTGTCCACAGAAGAGAATGAAGGTGCCTCCTTGACAATCTATTTAATAATTTCCTTGGTCTTCGTCTCACTCCTCTTCCTGGTGTCCACAGCAGCCTTCGTCGTTCGCAAGGTGTGCAAGAGAAAGCAGATGAAGGATGGGCATGTGCTTTATGGTGCCAGCAACTTACAGAGCAGCCTGGctgatgcagctgctgcagggacccTGCCCCACGCCTATTGCTACGAGATCAACCTCACAACGGGCTCTGGCAACAGTGAGTTCAAGTTCCTGAAGCCCATCCTCCCCAGCCTGCCACCACAGCTTCATGCCACAGGTGGGGGTACCAACAATGAGCAAGATTTCCCCCGTGGCACTCTCACTGTGGAGGATGTGGCACCAGACAGCCATGGGGTGCGTTCTGCAGAACAGTTCAATAGTCTGTCCTTTAACTAG
- the LOC101870878 gene encoding protocadherin beta-15-like — protein sequence MVLEILETASPGSRFPLESAQDQDVGSNGLQNYSLGSNLHFSLALETGKNGMKYAELILQHQLDREEQREMNLLITATDGGSPPRSGTAQVRIVVMDANDNTPVFAREVYEVRVTENSPPEQLVVRVTAADPDEGSYGKVRYAFTQTTERSRQLFELNPATGEIRVAGNLDFEEAKTHEMVVKATDGGGLSAHCKVQVEILDMNDNAPEISLTSLTASIAEAAPPLTVVALFIVQDRDSGDNGRTECSIDGDLPFSLTRTFDNCYELRTNAVLDRETTAEYNITITATDWGTTRLSSRKNLFVQISDVNDNSPEFTQEGYTMSVTENNSPMLRIGSVNATDADAGSNARINYALVQQEGKEKPVVSVNSENGDVYILRPMDYEEVRAFEVAVRATDGGSPPLSAQTVLRVVVRDENDNAPLVLHPPPDSSAATGELVPRWARAGYLVAKVVAVDSDAGQNAWLSYELAKASEPGLFRVGLHSGEVRTVRAVSEKDASRQRLVVLVRDQGQPPRSATATLGITLVDGFSDAHLRVSEEVPASEPDGPLTLYLISSLACVSALFLATAVGALAMKVRQARQSEVESLPTFPTASTDSNEGSLPRSYLYDVCFATGTVNSEFRFLRPLLPCFPAGLPAGQGEQRSSVCSQDAAIPGEGGGWSAQGKAPLPEGVGPGPAEAACTASRGLELHVSSDQNP from the exons ATGGTTTTAGAGATTCTGGAAACGGCATCCCCTGGGTCCCGTTTCCCTCTGGAAAGCGCCCAAGACCAGGACGTGGGCAGTAACGGCTTGCAGAACTACAGCCTTGGATCAAATTTACATTTCTCCCTCGCtctggaaacagggaaaaatggaaTGAAATATGCTGAGCTCATCCTACAGCACCAGCTGGACCGCGAAGAACAGCGAGAGATGAATTTACTTATCACGGCCACCGACGGGGGGTCGCCACCCAGGTCAGGGACGGCTCAGGTCCGGATCGTGGTGATGGATGCCAATGACAACACCCCAGTCTTCGCTCGGGAGGTCTACGAGGTGCGCGTGACCGAGAACAGCCCTCCGGAGCAGCTGGTGGTCAGAGTAACGGCCGCTGATCCCGACGAAGGGTCCTACGGGAAAGTGCGGTACGCCTTCACCCAGACAACGGAGCGGTCCCGGCAGCTCTTCGAGCTTAACCCCGCCACCGGGGAGATACGGGTAGCGGGCAACCTGGATTTCGAGGAAGCGAAAACCCACGAGATGGTGGTAAAAGCCACTGACGGCGGGGGGCTGTCGGCGCATTGCAAAGTGCAGGTGGAGATCCTGGACATGAATGACAACGCTCCGGAGATCTCGCTCACCTCCCTCACAGCCTCTATCGCTGAGGCCGCTCCTCCCCTCACCGTGGTGGCCCTGTTCATTGTGCAGGACCGGGACTCCGGGGACAACGGCAGGACAGAGTGTTCGATCGACGGGGACTTGCCCTTCAGTCTCACCCGGACGTTTGATAACTGCTACGAACTGAGAACAAACGCGGTCCTGGACAGGGAGACGACAGCAGAATACAACATCACCATCACAGCCACGGACTGGGGCACGACGAGGCTCAGCTCCCGGAAAAACCTCTTTGTGCAGATATCGGACGTGAATGATAATTCCCCAGAGTTCACCCAGGAGGGTTATACCATGTCGGTCACTGAGAACAACAGCCCCATGCTCCGGATAGGCAGCGTGAACGCCACGGACGCCGACGCGGGGAGCAACGCCCGCATAAACTACGCGCTggtgcagcaggaaggcaagGAGAAGCCCGTCGTGTCGGTCAACTCAGAAAATGGGGATGTTTATATCCTCCGCCCGATGGACTACGAGGAGGTGCGCGCCTTCGAGGTGGCGGTACGAGCTACCGACGGCGGCTCGCCGCCCCTCAGCGCCCAGACTGTGCTGCGCGTGGTAGTGCGGGACGAGAACGACAACGCACCTCTCGTGCTGCACCCACCTCCCGATAGCAGTGCTGCGACGGGTGAGCTGGTGCCGCGCTGGGCTCGGGCAGGCTACCTGGTGGCCAAGGTGGTGGCGGTGGACTCGGACGCGGGGCAGAACGCGTGGCTGTCGTACGAGCTGGCAAAGGCATCGGAGCCGGGGCTGTTCCGCGTGGGGCTGCACAGCGGCGAGGTGCGCACGGTGCGGGCCGTGTCAGAGAAGGACGCGTCCCGGCAGAGGCTGGTCGTCCTGGTGCGGGACCAGGGGCAGCCGCCGCGCTCCGCCACTGCCACCCTCGGCATCACCCTCGTGGACGGCTTCTCCGATGCCCATCTGCGAGTGAGCGAGGAGGTACCAGCATCTGAGCCAGACGGGCCGCTGACTCTGTACCTCATTTCCTCCCTGGCCTGCGTGTCGGCGCTATTTCTGGCCACCGCGGTGGGCGCCTTAGCCATGAAGGTGCGGCAGGCCAGGCAGAGTGAAGTGGAGTCCTTGCCCACGTTTCCGACGGCTTCCACAGATAGCAACGAGGGCTCCCTGCCCCGCAGCTACCTGTACGACGTCTGCTTCGCCACTGGGACCGTCAACAGCGAGTTTCGGTTCCTAAGGCCCCTCTTGCCCTGCTTCCCCGCCGGGCTGCCCGCCGGCCAGGGCGAACAGCGGAGTTCGGTGTGCTCACAAGACGCGGCTATCCCCGGAGAGGGAGGCGGCTGGTCTGCACAG GGCAAAGCTCCCCTCCCCGAAGGTGTGGGTCCAGGCCCCGCAGAAGCAGCCTGCACTGcgagcagggggttggagctacATGTCAGTTCTGATCAAAACCCTTGA
- the LOC117436747 gene encoding uncharacterized protein, translated as METARQVLCLCVFVSLPHARAEPIRYSVAEESESGSVVANVAEDAGLAPAQLSARRARLLSEDGRQHFRLDPGSGRLVVAERLDREELCGQSATCTLPFELLLANPVQFFRVEVAVEDINDHAPVFPAERVTLKILERSDPGSRFPLQGARDLDVGSNSVQGYRISPENEYFSVDFGSQSQDAKYIELVLEKLLDREEQAEVDFNLIAVDGGSPPRSGTTQIHVIILDVNDNAPTFTQKVFIAQVLENAPEGSVVFRVAATDRDTGVNGDISYQFSQAGDQSYSAFVIDPMSGEIKLTKPLDFEAAKKHELSVQATDGGGLSAICRVLVEVVDVNDNAPEVIISSFSSPLPEDTLPGTVVALFTVRDRDAGANGKISCALEDQLSFSLRPAYKNYFELVTVSALDREEMAQYILTVTAADAGSPPLTTTQTFTVDISDVNDNAPVFSQTSYTMYVRENNVPTVLVGTVIAADADVGLNGKVTYSLVPAHLTEQPSCSCISVNSENGDVFVLRPLDYEQVKQIEVLVRASDAGSPPLSASVAVYISVVDENDNAPLVLYPSQDSSPASSELVPISAEAGYLITKVVAVDADSGQNSWLSYHLLKASDPGLFAVGAQSGEVRLRRSVTERDAVKQKLIILVRDNGQPPLSATVALSALLLSDFSDVRLPHSSLSTEENEGASLTIYLIISLVFVSLLFLVSTAAFVVRKVCKRKQMKDGHVLYGASNLQSSLADAAAAGTLPHAYCYEINLTTGSGNSEFKFLKPILPSLPPQLHATGGGINNEQDFPRGTLTVEDVAPDSHGVRSAEQFNRTQRPRSGPPADLGQRKGIRSPHHRSAAGRHLLWRTARAIPDTEAVRRPAMETARQVLCLCAFLSLPHARAEPIRYSVAEESESGSVVANVAEDAGLAPAQLSARRARLLSEDGRQHFRLDPGSGRLVVAERLDREELCGQSATCTLPFELLLANPVQFFRVEVAVEDINDHAPVFPEERVTIKSPEMSNPGSRFPLQGARDLDVGSNGIQAYRISPENEYFSVDFGSQSQDAKYIELVLEKPLDREEQAEVDFSLIAVDGGSPPRSGTTQVHVVVLDVNDNAPTFTRKVFIAQVLENAPEGSVVVRVAATDRDMGVNGDISYQFSQAGDQSYSAFVIDPMSGEIKLTKPLDFEAAKKHELSVQATDGGGLSAICRVLVEVVDVNDNAPEVIISSFSSPIPEDSLPGTVVALFTVRDRDAGANGKISCALEDQLSFSLRPAYKNYFELVTVSALDREEMARYILTVTAADAGSPPLTTTQTFTVDISDVNDNAPVFSQTSYTMYVRENNVPTVLVGTVIAGDADVGLNGKVTYSLVPAHPTEQPPCSCISVNSENGDVFVLRPLDYEQVKQIEVLVRASDAGSPPLSASVAVYISVVDENDNAPLVLYPSQDSSPASSELVPISAEAGYLITKVVAVDADSGQNSWLSYHLLKASDPGLFVVGAQSGEVRLRRSVTERDAVKQKLVVLVRDNGQPPLSATVALSALLLSDFSDVRLPHSSLTTEENEGASLTVYLIVSLVFVSLLFLVSTAAFVVRKVCKRKELKNGHVLYGTSNLQSSLADAAAAGTLPHAYCYEINLTTGSGNSEFKFLKPILPSLPPQLHATGGGTNSEQDFPCGTLTVEDVAPDNHGMRSAEQFNSLSFN; from the exons ATGGAGACCGCAAGGCAAGTGCTCTGTCTCTGTGTTTTCGTCTCCCTGCCGCACGCTCGCGCCGAGCCCATCCGCTACTCCGTAGCCGAGGAGAGCGAGAGCGGCTCCGTGGTAGCCAACGTGGCGGAGGACGCGGGGCTGGCCCCGGCGCAGCTCTCGGCTCGCCGCGCCCGCCTGCTCTCGGAGGACGGCCGGCAGCACTTTCGCTTAGACCCGGGCAGCGGCCGCCTCGTCGTGGCCGAGAGGCTGGACCGCGAGGAGCTGTGTGGGCAGTCCGCTACCTGCACGCTGCCCTTCGAGCTCCTGCTGGCAAACCCCGTGCAGTTCTTTCGGGTGGAGGTGGCCGTGGAGGACATCAATGACCACGCGCCCGTTTTCCCGGCGGAGCGGGTCACTCTTAAGATACTGGAAAGGAGCGACCCTGGCTCTCGTTTTCCTCTGCAGGGGGCTCGCGACCTGGATGTTGGCAGCAACAGCGTCCAAGGTTATAGAATCTCTCCCGAAAATGAGTACTTTAGTGTTGACTTTGGTAGTCAGTCTCAGGACGCTAAATATATTGAACTGGTCTTGGAAAAGCTACTCGACagggaggagcaggcagaggtggATTTCAATCTCATTGCTGTTGATGGGGGCTCTCCACCCAGGAGTGGGACCACCCAAATCCACGTTATCATTCTAGATGTAAATGACAACGCTCCCACATTCACACAGAAGGTTTTCATTGCACAGGTTTTGGAAAATGCCCCAGAGGGTTCTGTTGTTTTCAGAGTAGCAGCAACAGATCGTGATACGGGAGTTAATGGGGACATCTCCTACCAGTTCAGCCAAGCAGGAGACCAGAGCTACTCAGCTTTCGTGATTGACCCCATGAGTGGTGAAATTAAACTCACAAAGCCTCTGGACTTTGAGGCAGCAAAGAAACATGAGCTCAGTGTTCAAGCAACAGATGGTGGGGGCCTCTCAGCAATCTGCAGAGTGTTGGTGGAGGTGGTGGATGTGAATGACAATGCACCAGAGGTGATAATCAGTTCCTTCAGCAGCCCCCTCCCTGAGGACACATTGCCTGGGACAGTCGTTGCCCTGTTTACTGTCAGGGACCGAGATGCTGGTGCCAATGGGAAGATCTCCTGTGCCCTTGAGGACCAGCTGTCATTCTCCTTGCGGCCAGCCTATAAGAATTACTTTGAGCTGGTGACTGTGAGTGCACTGGACAGGGAGGAGATGGCACAGTACATCCTGACAGTCACAGCAGCAGATGCGGGATCACCTCCTCTCACAACCACCCAGACCTTCACAGTGGACATCTCTGATGTGAATGACAATGCACCTGTGTTCAGCCAGACATCATACACCATGTATGTACGTGAGAACAATGTTCCCACAGTGCTTGTTGGGACCGTCATTGCTGCAGATGCTGATGTGGGGCTCAATGGCAAGGTGACCTACTCCCTGGTCCCAGCCCACCTTACAGAGCAGccttcctgctcctgcatctCTGTGAACTCTGAGAATGGAGACGTGTTTGTGCTGCGGCCCCTGGACTATGAGCAGGTGAAGCAGATCGAGGTCTTGGTGCGTGCTTCTGATGCAGGGTCACCTCCTCTTAGTGCTAGTGTTGCTGTCTACATTTCTGTGGTTGATGAGAACGACAATGCCCCACTGGTGCTGTACCCCTCGCAGGACAGCAGCCCTGCATCCAGTGAGCTGGTGCCCATTTCAGCTGAGGCAGGCTACCTCATCACTAAAGTGGTGGCCGTTGATGCTGACTCAGGGCAGAACTCATGGCTCTCGTACCACCTGCTGAAGGCCTCTGATCCTGGGCTCTTTGCGGTGGGTGCCCAAAGTGGGGAGGTGCGACTGAGGAGATCAGTGACAGAGAGAGACGCTGTGAAGCAGAAGCTCATCATACTGGTGCGAGACAATGGGCAGCCACCACTGTCAGCCACTGTGGCACTGAGTGCCCTCCTGCTCAGTGACTTCTCGGACGTGCGCCTACCACACAGCAGCCTGTCCACAGAAGAGAATGAAGGTGCCTCCTTGACAATCTATTTAATAATTTCCTTGGTCTTCGTCTCACTCCTCTTCCTGGTGTCCACAGCAGCCTTCGTCGTTCGCAAGGTGTGCAAGAGAAAGCAGATGAAGGATGGGCATGTGCTTTATGGTGCCAGCAACTTACAGAGCAGCCTGGctgatgcagctgctgcagggacccTGCCCCACGCCTATTGCTACGAGATCAACCTCACAACGGGCTCTGGCAACAGTGAGTTCAAGTTCCTGAAGCCCATCCTCCCCAGCCTGCCACCACAGCTTCATGCCACAGGTGGGGGTATCAACAATGAGCAAGATTTTCCCCGTGGCACTCTCACTGTGGAGGATGTGGCACCAGACAGCCATGGGGTGCGTTCTGCAGAACAGTTCAATA ggacacagcgGCCGCGCTCTGGACCGCCAGCCGACCTTGGACAGAGAAAAGGAATTCGATCACCGCACCATCGCTCTGCTGCCGGTCGCCACTTACTGTGGAGGACTGCGCGGGCCATCCCCGACACGGAGGCTGTCCGCCGCCCCGCCATGGAGACCGCAAGGCAAGTGCTCTGTCTCTgtgctttcctctccctgccGCACGCTCGCGCCGAGCCCATCCGCTACTCCGTAGCCGAGGAGAGCGAGAGCGGCTCCGTGGTAGCCAACGTGGCGGAGGACGCGGGGCTGGCCCCGGCGCAGCTCTCGGCTCGCCGCGCCCGCCTGCTCTCGGAGGACGGCCGGCAGCACTTTCGCTTAGACCCGGGCAGCGGCCGCCTCGTCGTGGCCGAGAGGCTGGACCGCGAGGAGCTGTGCGGGCAGTCCGCTACCTGCACGCTGCCCTTCGAGCTCCTGCTGGCAAACCCCGTGCAGTTCTTTCGGGTGGAGGTGGCCGTGGAGGACATCAATGACCACGCGCCCGTTTTCCCGGAGGAGCGGGTCACCATTAAAAGCCCAGAAATGAGCAACCCTGGCTCTCGTTTTCCTCTGCAGGGGGCTCGGGACCTGGATGTTGGCAGCAACGGCATCCAGGCTTATAGAATCTCTCCGGAAAACGAGTACTTTAGTGTTGACTTTGGTAGTCAGTCTCAGGACGCTAAATATATTGAACTGGTCTTGGAAAAGCCACTCGACagggaggagcaggcagaggtggATTTCAGTCTCATTGCCGTGGATGGGGGCTCTCCACCCAGGAGTGGGACCACCCAAGTCCACGTTGTCGTTCTAGATGTAAATGACAACGCTCCCACATTCACACGGAAAGTTTTCATTGCACAGGTTTTGGAAAATGCCCCAGAGGGTTCTGTTGTTGTCAGAGTAGCAGCAACAGATCGTGATATGGGAGTTAATGGGGACATCTCCTACCAGTTCAGCCAAGCAGGAGACCAGAGCTACTCAGCTTTTGTGATTGACCCCATGAGTGGTGAAATTAAACTCACAAAGCCTCTGGACTTTGAGGCAGCAAAGAAACATGAGCTCAGTGTTCAAGCAACAGATGGTGGGGGCCTCTCAGCAATCTGCAGAGTGTTGGTGGAAGTGGTGGATGTGAATGACAATGCACCAGAGGTGATAATCAGTTCCTtcagcagccccatccctgagGACTCATTGCCTGGGACAGTCGTTGCCCTGTTTACTGTCAGGGACCGAGATGCTGGTGCCAATGGGAAGATCTCCTGTGCCCTTGAGGACCAGCTGTCATTCTCCCTGCGGCCAGCGTATAAGAATTACTTTGAGCTGGTGACTGTGAGTGCACTGGACAGGGAGGAGATGGCACGGTACATCCTGACAGTCACAGCAGCAGACGCGGGATCACCTCCTCTCACAACCACCCAGACCTTCACAGTGGACATCTCTGATGTGAATGACAATGCACCTGTGTTCAGCCAGACATCATACACCATGTATGTACGTGAGAACAACGTTCCCACAGTGCTTGTTGGGACCGTCATTGCTGGAGATGCTGATGTGGGGCTCAATGGCAAGGTGACCTACTCCCTGGTCCCAGCCCACCCTACAGAgcagcctccctgctcctgcatctcTGTGAACTCTGAGAATGGAGATGTGTTTGTGCTGCGGCCCCTGGACTACGAGCAGGTGAAGCAGATCGAGGTCTTGGTGCGTGCCTCTGATGCAGGGTCACCTCCTCTTAGTGCTAGTGTTGCTGTCTACATTTCTGTGGTGGATGAGAATGACAATGCCCCACTGGTGCTGTACCCCTCACAGGACAGCAGCCCTGCATCCAGTGAGCTGGTGCCCATTTCAGCTGAGGCAGGCTACCTCATCACTAAAGTGGTGGCCGTTGATGCTGACTCAGGGCAGAACTCATGGCTCTCGTACCACCTGCTGAAGGCCTCTGATCCTGGGCTGTTTGTGGTGGGTGCCCAAAGTGGGGAGGTGCGACTGAGGAGATCAGTGACAGAGAGAGACGCTGTGAAGCAGAAACTCGTAGTGCTAGTGCGAGACAATGGGCAGCCACCACTGTCAGCCACTGTGGCACTGAGTGCACTCCTGCTCAGTGACTTCTCGGACGTGCGCCTACCACACAGCAGCCTGACCACAGAAGAGAATGAAGGTGCCTCCTTGACAGTCTATTTAATAGTTTCCTTGGTCTTTGTCTCACTCCTCTTCCTGGTGTCCACAGCAGCCTTCGTTGTTCGCAAGGTATGCAAGAGAAAGGAGCTAAAGAATGGGCATGTGCTTTATGGTACCAGCAACTTACAGAGCAGCCTGGCTGacgcagctgctgcagggacccTGCCTCATGCCTATTGCTATGAGATCAACCTCACAACGGGCTCTGGCAACAGTGAGTTCAAGTTCCTGAAGCCCATCCTCCCCAGCCTGCCACCACAGCTTCATGCCACAGGTGGGGGTACCAACAGTGAGCAAGATTTCCCCTGTGGCACTCTCACTGTGGAGGATGTGGCACCAGACAACCATGGGATGCGTTCTGCAGAACAGTTCAATAGTCTATCCTTTAACTAG